A genomic segment from Truepera sp. encodes:
- the mqnB gene encoding futalosine hydrolase, with product MSSPAPAHGRGDEAGVNVLVLAATRGELGPLEAALEGGAATTVPGRPVPWWNRERGRLAGVEVVLGTTGVGKVNAAAATAIALTELRPRHLLLVGIGGAYPGTGPEPGQVATAASETHVDSGVGHGAGWEGLDAIGFPLLTTDPPTYNRLWFDQRFVGRLAGALNIAAVPFATSEAVTADDDHARWLAQRHGVAIESMEGGAVAQVALAFGVPMVEIRGVSNVVGERDKSRWQVKAAITNACDAALRAVELLAGG from the coding sequence GTGAGTTCTCCCGCCCCTGCCCACGGCCGCGGCGACGAAGCGGGCGTGAACGTCCTCGTCCTCGCGGCCACCCGGGGCGAGTTGGGCCCGCTGGAGGCGGCGCTCGAGGGCGGCGCGGCAACGACCGTGCCCGGCCGGCCGGTGCCGTGGTGGAACCGCGAACGGGGTCGGCTCGCCGGGGTCGAGGTAGTGCTGGGGACGACCGGTGTGGGCAAGGTCAACGCGGCGGCCGCCACCGCCATCGCACTGACCGAGCTGAGGCCGCGTCACCTGCTGCTGGTGGGGATCGGCGGCGCCTACCCGGGCACCGGACCGGAGCCGGGCCAGGTGGCGACGGCGGCCAGCGAGACCCACGTGGATAGCGGCGTGGGCCACGGCGCCGGCTGGGAGGGCCTGGACGCCATAGGCTTCCCGCTGCTGACGACGGACCCGCCGACCTACAACCGGCTCTGGTTCGATCAACGCTTCGTGGGCCGGCTGGCCGGCGCCCTGAACATAGCCGCCGTGCCGTTCGCAACGAGCGAGGCGGTGACGGCCGACGACGACCACGCGCGCTGGCTCGCCCAACGGCACGGCGTGGCCATCGAGTCGATGGAGGGCGGCGCCGTGGCTCAGGTGGCGCTGGCGTTCGGCGTGCCGATGGTGGAGATCAGGGGCGTCAGCAACGTCGTCGGCGAGCGTGACAAGAGCAGGTGGCAGGTGAAAGCGGCCATAACGAACGCCTGTGACGCCGCCCTGCGGGCCGTCGAGCTCCTGGCGGGCGGCTGA
- the ftsY gene encoding signal recognition particle-docking protein FtsY — protein MSWFDRLREGLGRTRAATFGGKGAAWEMDWEDLEMALIGADVGAKLAATVVAEAKAERDRGTSFREALEKALLDQLEPDRMRQKLRRVGFALDVTRKVVAPDGKVVMIVGVNGVGKTTTIAKLGNYYRSHGRSVMFAAGDTFRAAGSAQLAVWGERLGIPTVTGPDGGDPGAVAFDAAQQRKARGTDLLLVDTAGRLHTKHNLMEELKKVKRVIAKADPGEPRDTWLVLDAVTGQNGLEQARKFHDAVTLTGVVVTKLDGTAKGGILLPITRELGIPIKFIGVGEAQDDLQPYDAAAFVRALLDMPPVAA, from the coding sequence GTGAGTTGGTTCGACAGGCTCCGAGAGGGCCTGGGCCGCACCCGCGCGGCCACGTTCGGCGGCAAGGGCGCCGCCTGGGAGATGGACTGGGAGGACCTCGAGATGGCGCTGATCGGCGCCGACGTCGGCGCCAAGCTGGCCGCCACCGTCGTGGCGGAAGCGAAAGCGGAACGCGACCGCGGGACCTCGTTCAGAGAGGCGCTCGAGAAGGCCCTCCTCGATCAGCTGGAGCCGGACCGCATGCGCCAGAAGTTGCGGCGCGTCGGGTTCGCCCTCGACGTGACGCGCAAGGTCGTTGCGCCCGACGGCAAGGTCGTCATGATCGTCGGGGTCAACGGCGTGGGCAAGACGACGACCATCGCCAAGCTCGGCAACTACTACCGCTCGCACGGCCGCAGCGTCATGTTCGCGGCGGGCGACACCTTCCGCGCGGCCGGCAGCGCGCAGTTGGCCGTGTGGGGCGAGCGCCTCGGCATCCCGACCGTCACGGGCCCGGATGGCGGCGACCCCGGCGCCGTCGCGTTCGATGCGGCGCAGCAACGCAAGGCGCGCGGCACCGACCTGCTCCTGGTCGACACCGCCGGCCGCCTGCACACCAAGCACAACCTCATGGAGGAACTCAAGAAGGTGAAGCGGGTCATCGCCAAGGCGGACCCGGGGGAGCCGCGTGACACCTGGTTGGTGCTCGACGCCGTGACCGGCCAGAACGGCCTCGAGCAAGCCCGCAAGTTCCATGACGCCGTCACCCTGACGGGCGTCGTGGTCACCAAGCTCGACGGCACCGCCAAGGGTGGCATCCTGCTGCCCATCACGCGCGAGTTGGGCATCCCCATCAAGTTCATCGGCGTCGGCGAGGCCCAAGACGATCTCCAGCCTTACGACGCCGCCGCCTTCGTGCGTGCCCTGCTCGACATGCCGCCCGTGGCGGCCTGA
- the gltX gene encoding glutamate--tRNA ligase, which produces MEVVTRIAPSPTGDPHVGTAYVGLFNYVFARRHGGRFIFRLEDTDRQRYQEGAEARILEMFEWLGIEPDESPEKGGPNGPYRQSERLETYQTLVATLLEGGRAYRAFETPEELDEMRVNQRRLGKPLGYDGRGRGMPAAEQARRHEAGEPNVVRLQTPDDGSTTFEDRLRGDVTIPNSEIRDPVLLKSDGYPTYHLANVIDDHLMGVTHVIRAEEWVTSTPIHVLLYQAFGWRLPEFIHLPLLRNPDHSKVSKRKLDTSVDSYRRQGYLPEALLNFLANMGWSMPDGREYFSVADMTREFDIDRVSLGGPVFDLKRLRNFNAKYLRDILPLEDVAQRVRPLLEDEGYLCDDEDYLLDVVDVLRPRAETLGELVDQARYFFTGTLRYDEPARKQLAAGQSFLQDVERELSMLEFFDYDGVDDMLRDYVQEQAVPMGKVLMPLRAALTGTTQAPGVTDLIVILGKRESLKRIGQALTFIDAGLPDDDPQRLVEEERARKAAAEEAKKSRVKSHGAPVQAANKGGAQ; this is translated from the coding sequence ATGGAAGTCGTCACCAGGATCGCACCCTCGCCGACCGGAGACCCTCACGTCGGCACCGCCTACGTCGGACTCTTCAACTACGTCTTCGCCCGGCGGCACGGTGGGCGCTTCATCTTCCGCCTCGAGGACACGGACCGGCAACGCTACCAAGAGGGAGCGGAGGCCAGGATCCTCGAGATGTTCGAGTGGCTGGGCATAGAGCCCGACGAGAGCCCCGAGAAGGGCGGCCCTAACGGGCCTTACCGGCAGAGCGAGCGCCTGGAGACCTACCAAACCCTCGTGGCCACGCTGCTCGAGGGCGGCCGGGCCTACAGGGCCTTCGAGACCCCCGAGGAGCTAGACGAGATGCGCGTCAACCAGCGGCGCCTCGGCAAGCCGCTGGGTTACGACGGGCGTGGTCGCGGCATGCCGGCGGCCGAGCAGGCCCGGCGGCATGAGGCAGGCGAGCCGAACGTGGTGCGCCTGCAGACGCCGGACGACGGCTCGACCACGTTCGAAGACCGCCTTCGCGGCGACGTCACCATTCCGAACAGCGAGATCCGCGACCCGGTGCTGCTCAAGAGCGACGGTTATCCTACCTACCACCTCGCCAACGTCATCGACGATCACCTGATGGGCGTCACCCACGTCATCCGGGCCGAGGAGTGGGTGACGAGCACACCCATCCACGTGCTCCTCTACCAGGCCTTCGGCTGGCGGCTGCCCGAGTTCATCCACTTGCCGCTGCTGCGTAACCCCGACCACAGCAAGGTGAGCAAACGCAAGCTCGACACCTCTGTGGACTCGTACCGCCGGCAGGGGTACTTGCCGGAGGCGCTGCTCAACTTCCTGGCCAACATGGGGTGGAGCATGCCCGACGGGCGCGAGTATTTCAGCGTCGCGGACATGACCCGGGAGTTCGACATCGATCGCGTGTCGCTAGGAGGGCCGGTCTTCGACCTCAAGCGGCTGCGCAACTTCAACGCCAAGTACCTCCGCGACATCCTGCCACTCGAGGACGTGGCGCAGCGCGTGCGGCCGCTGCTCGAGGACGAGGGCTACTTGTGCGACGACGAGGACTACCTGCTCGACGTCGTCGACGTCCTGCGTCCGCGGGCCGAAACGCTGGGCGAGCTCGTGGACCAGGCGCGTTACTTCTTCACCGGCACGCTGCGCTACGACGAGCCGGCGCGCAAGCAGCTGGCGGCGGGCCAGTCCTTCTTGCAAGACGTCGAGCGCGAGCTCTCGATGCTCGAGTTCTTCGACTACGACGGCGTGGACGACATGCTCCGCGACTACGTGCAGGAGCAGGCCGTGCCCATGGGCAAGGTCCTCATGCCCCTACGTGCCGCCCTCACCGGCACCACGCAAGCGCCGGGCGTTACGGACCTGATCGTCATCCTCGGCAAGCGCGAGTCGTTGAAGCGCATCGGCCAGGCCCTCACCTTCATCGATGCCGGCCTGCCGGACGACGATCCCCAGCGCCTCGTCGAGGAGGAGCGTGCCCGCAAGGCCGCCGCCGAGGAGGCCAAGAAGAGCCGGGTGAAGAGTCACGGCGCACCGGTGCAGGCCGCGAACAAGGGCGGCGCCCAGTGA
- a CDS encoding undecaprenyl-diphosphate phosphatase, giving the protein MTVIQATLLGIVQGLTEFLPVSSSGHLVLAHYFLGWGDSLELWVDIATNTGTLLAVLVYLRRDVGAAVTGFARGLGSAEARQEPGWHLALLVLAGSVPTVILALLLKPVFERLNAPLPVAIALAVTGLILWFAPREGGKHAVRKVTFLDALVAGVAQGLAVVPGISRSGSTISALLWRGVDKDLAPRLSFLLYLVVSFGVAVVGAKDVLAADIELAPLAAMLVSSFAVGYLALRVVFALLRRGRFRVFSPYLWALSAFTLVYLAFAG; this is encoded by the coding sequence TTGACCGTCATCCAAGCCACCTTACTCGGCATCGTTCAGGGCCTCACGGAGTTCCTCCCCGTGTCGAGTTCGGGCCACCTGGTTCTGGCCCACTACTTCCTGGGTTGGGGCGACTCGTTGGAGCTATGGGTCGACATCGCGACCAACACCGGCACCCTGCTGGCCGTGCTGGTCTACCTGCGGCGCGACGTGGGGGCGGCCGTCACGGGGTTCGCGCGCGGCCTGGGCTCGGCCGAAGCGCGCCAGGAACCCGGCTGGCACCTCGCCCTCCTCGTCCTGGCCGGCAGCGTCCCGACGGTCATCCTGGCGCTCCTACTCAAGCCCGTGTTCGAGCGCCTTAACGCGCCGCTGCCCGTCGCCATCGCGCTCGCCGTCACCGGACTCATCCTCTGGTTCGCACCCCGCGAGGGCGGCAAGCACGCGGTGCGCAAGGTCACCTTCCTGGACGCGCTCGTGGCGGGGGTGGCTCAGGGCCTGGCCGTCGTCCCGGGCATCTCGCGCAGCGGCTCCACCATCTCGGCGCTACTCTGGCGCGGCGTCGACAAGGACTTAGCGCCCAGGCTCTCCTTCCTCCTCTACTTGGTCGTCTCCTTCGGGGTGGCCGTGGTCGGCGCCAAGGACGTGTTGGCCGCCGACATCGAACTGGCACCCCTCGCCGCCATGTTGGTGTCATCGTTCGCGGTCGGTTACCTCGCGCTGCGCGTCGTGTTCGCACTCCTGCGCCGGGGCCGATTCCGCGTCTTCTCGCCCTACCTGTGGGCGCTCTCGGCCTTCACGCTCGTCTACCTCGCCTTCGCCGGTTGA